The nucleotide sequence CTCAAAGCTTTGTAACACGTCTTCTGGTAAAGGATCGTCAAAATCATCAGGAACAACAAATTCTTCCTCACATAACCCCGATGGACGCATTCTTCCTAACTCAAAAGTATCAACTCCTTGAATATTAATCAAAACCTCTTGACCATCAGGAACATCGATTTCTGTTAACAATTCAATGGTTTGACCCTTTTTGATTCCTTTAACCCATGACATAAAACTGACCTCCTGCTACCCAATCAATATCATTCTCTAGTCTAATAAATTATTGCCAATCAAACCTGAAATAGACAAGTGGACTCCTCGCTTTCTCAAACCTACTAATAATACCAAATCCACTTCACATACCTTCCTTGGCAGCGATCGCCTTATCAATTGGATTCACTGCTTTTAAGAGTACCTTTGTGGGCTTAGTCAAGAATCCCCCGTGGGGAGTGTCAACGCGATGACATCATTGCAGCGATTTATTTTGCTAGGCTAAATGATAGGTAAGTACAATTGCTTGATTGTAAGGAGTTTTTTGCAAATATGATATCACTTCAGTCTCATCAGAGCCATCCTCTGAATTGTTATGCCATATTGAAGCAAATCGAGCCTCAGCGAGTGAGCGATGGAGTAATGATCTCTATTTTCAGTGGTTGTGAATCAGCAACTCGGTTGCTGGTGCTGATTTTGCCACAATTTGGAGATTTCGATAGTCTCGAATTTGCATGGTGGCTGCAACGGGAGTCCAAGCGGCTTATTGAGGAGGGAGTGGCAATCCGAGCTGTGGGCATTGGCGATCGCGCCTCAGGACAGAGATTCTGCGAATACACTCAATTTCCGGCAGATTGCCTGTTTGTCGTCCCTGGAGCGGAACTGCACGGTTCACTCAATCTTTATCGGGGTCTCTCATTGAAAGTGCCGGGGCTTTCGCCCGTGCAAAATGCTTGGTTCAACTTGATGCTGATGTGTGCGGGAATTGGCAGCCCTGGGACTCTAGCTGAAGTCTTTCGGGGTTATTGGGGTGATAGTCAAGCTCCCCAGTTAATTGAGGATGATGAGGTTATCCATGCCAAACCGTTACCTCCTTTCAAAGGTTCATTCTTCAAACTGGCTGGTGGTAGTGGATTTCAACGCCCCTTTGAATTGGCTACTTTGCGATCGCGAAATATGACAGAAGTACTGAGTCATTGGAAAATCTATGTTCCAAATGGAGCTTATCTGACGCAGCGAGGAGGGACTTTTCTATTCAATGCTCAAGGAGAATTGCTCTACGAACACCGCGCTCAAGGCATTTTGGGATTTGCTGCTAATATGAGTCGTCCTTTATCGTTTCTTTTAAAGTGACTCTAAGGCTAATAACACAAGTCAACTTGATAATATTTTTTGTATATTACATAAAGATTAGGGAAACAATTAATTTAACAAAATTCTTTAGTGATGGTTGTAATAGGCAGAAATAATGAAAGAGGTAAATCTTGAAAGGGAATAAATTCATATTTTAAATAAAATTCTTTGGCTGTTAAATCTATTGCATCAACTCTAACGGCAAAAATACCAATTTCCTGAGAAGCTTTTACAGCTCTCAAGAGTGCATTTATCAATAATTCACTTCCCAACCCTTGTCCTTTGACTGAATTATCTACAGCTAATTTGCCAATTAATATTACTGGAATCGGATAATTAGGAATTTTCTTTTGATATGCCTCTGGTAAAGATTTAAACTCTATTACACTCGCACTAACTGTATAATAACCATCTATTCTTAGAGGATGAGATTCAGAAATAGCCACAAAGGTTTTAGCAATACCTTTTTCATGATTTTGCCTAGCATATTTTTTAAGATAGTCATTTAATATGGGATAACCACAATCAAAATGCCCTCTTTGATATTCTTTCTGAATAGGGAAAAAGTTCCATCTTTTTTCAGACTCACTTTCCATATTTAGAATTATATTTCTTGATAGCTGTTTTGAGTTTTCCTTGAAGTTCTGGAGGATTTTCAATGGTGGACATAAATAAATCTCTATCTCTGTCTGAAAGAACTAATTTTTCAATAGCTTCTATTTCTTGTTTGGCAATAGGCAACAGATGAAGAAGAGTATAAGCACTCAAGGATATTCCCCTTAGATTCGCGGCTTTTTCCAGCAGTTCCTTTTGTTCAGGAGTCACTCTCAAATCTATACGGCTATTTTTAGTTGTAGACGCGCTACTTGATAAGGGTTCTTTAGGAGAAAAGTTTTCTGACATAATAAGAATTTTTTGTATTTATT is from Gloeocapsa sp. DLM2.Bin57 and encodes:
- a CDS encoding GNAT family N-acetyltransferase — encoded protein: MESESEKRWNFFPIQKEYQRGHFDCGYPILNDYLKKYARQNHEKGIAKTFVAISESHPLRIDGYYTVSASVIEFKSLPEAYQKKIPNYPIPVILIGKLAVDNSVKGQGLGSELLINALLRAVKASQEIGIFAVRVDAIDLTAKEFYLKYEFIPFQDLPLSLFLPITTITKEFC
- a CDS encoding DUF1778 domain-containing protein, producing MSENFSPKEPLSSSASTTKNSRIDLRVTPEQKELLEKAANLRGISLSAYTLLHLLPIAKQEIEAIEKLVLSDRDRDLFMSTIENPPELQGKLKTAIKKYNSKYGK